The stretch of DNA CGGAAACCAAGACCTGACTTATCCAGAGGCAATCTATGTGTAATCATCTTTCCTACAGGCACGCGGCCTGATCTGATGAGTTCTATTGCAACAGTCGCATCCAGGGGGCTGTTGCCGTATGACGGCATCAACTTAATTTCATTGCGCCAGAACTCATTGATAGGGACGGATAGATCCACACCGGGCTCCGTTGTGGCAAAACAAAGGATAGTGCCGCCGCGATCTACGGATTTCAAAGCCTGGGTGAAAGCGGCCGGCGCCCCGGCACAGACAACGACAAGATCGGCAAGCCTTCCCTTATTGATATCGCGAACACGTGCGGGAATATCTTCTTTCGCGTGAATAACAGCATCCGCCCCAAATTCCCTCGCCATTTGCAGCCGGTATTCGCTGATATCCGTCGCTATAATGTTTCCCGCCCCAAGGGTGCGGGCCAGGAGTAGATGCAGAAGTCCTGAGATGCCGCTACCCAGAATGAGTACGGATTGGCCCGGCTGCAAATTTGCCAATCTCTGCCCGCGGACAACGCATGCCAGGGGTTCGATGAAAACGCCGTCTTCATAGGAAAGCTCATCCGGCAGGAGAAATACGCCGCGATCCACGTTGAGCGCAGGAACCCTGATGTATTCAGCAAAACCGCCGGGGTCATAGTTTGTCGTGTGCAATGTTTCACAGGCTGTGTGACACCCCCTGAGGCAGTAGTGACAGGTGTTGCACGGAATATGGTGGGAAACGAAAACCCTATCGGCGATTTTATAATGTTTTACCCCTTCCCCTATCTCGGCAATCTCTCCCGTGATCTCATGGCCCAAAACCAGCGGCGCCTTGCGAATACGATACCATTCCATGACATCAGAGCCACAGATGCCGCTTGCTATTACCTTTACCAGAATCTCACCGGGGCCGATCTTAGGTGCTGGTATCTCTTCCAGCCTCACGTCCCTGTTATTGTAGTACATTGCTACGCGCATCGTTTTACCACCTGATCACTTTACTAATGTTCAGCCATGGCGTCCCTCCCTTGGCAGGATGGCTTGTTTAACCGCATCTTCCCTATTTGCTGGGAGGGATTGTTTAACCACACCTTCCCTCCCCCGGTGGGAGGGATTGAGGGAGGGGGATATCCATGAAACCATGGTCAATTCGTCACTGTTTTTCATGCCTAAGAGTTCTAAACAAATCCCAGGCTTCTTTCGCCGTATAATTTTCATGAATGACGGATCGCAAAGCCCTTATCATGGCCACCGGATGGGGATTCTGCCATACATTTCTTCCCAGATTGATACCGATCGCGCCTTTTTGCAATACGACCTTGTCGAAGTCTTTACACCAGTAGGTTTTGACCACCCGCGCCCCGAGTTCGGCGGCAATGCGACAGCTCAGCGCAAGGTACCTTGCGTCTCGCTTTTCCAATTCTTTGCCGACAGCCGTAACCGCCATCACGGGGATGCCGAAATCCTCGCATTCGTTGACAAGCCCTGATAGGTTTGTCAGGGACTCACGTTCATAGTCGCTTCCCACAAAGATAGAAATGCCCACGGCAGAAGCATTGAGGCGGATAATCTCCTCTATGGACGTTGTAATACTCTCATTTGCCAGGTCTTTGCCGATAACGCTGGTGCCTCCGGATACCCTGAGAATTATTGGTTTACTCTCCGCGGGATTCAATGCCGCGCGTAATACACCCCTGGTTACAAAGAGGGCATCACAATAGGGAAGAAGCGGAGCTATGGTTTCCCCCGGTTTTTCCAAACAGGACGTCGGACCTTGAAAATATCCGTGGTCTATGGGAAGAAAAAAACAATGACCATCCGCCTGAATGAGTTGTGACATACGGTTCTTCATTCCCCAATCCATTTTTTAATTCCTCCTGAAAGTAAAGTAGTATTCCACTTTTCAAAGCAATTTATCTTGACAAATATATTTTAATTATCGAACATTTTCAACACAAAGCTAAAAAATAAAACTTCTTTTGCCGTTAGTGACTTATACCAATTTGATTTCGTTCATTAATATTACAGATAGGCGCGATGCCTGTCCTACCGCTCCGTAGGCTGGTCGTCTCGCCCGACACTCTTTATTGTTTGAAGGCAAATTGGTATTACTTGAAAAAGAGAGGAATAGATATGAAAATAAAACTTATGTTCATTTCCATTGTTTTTAT from Deltaproteobacteria bacterium encodes:
- a CDS encoding 3-hydroxy-5-phosphonooxypentane-2,4-dione thiolase LsrF (involved in autoinducer 2 transport and processing), which produces MDWGMKNRMSQLIQADGHCFFLPIDHGYFQGPTSCLEKPGETIAPLLPYCDALFVTRGVLRAALNPAESKPIILRVSGGTSVIGKDLANESITTSIEEIIRLNASAVGISIFVGSDYERESLTNLSGLVNECEDFGIPVMAVTAVGKELEKRDARYLALSCRIAAELGARVVKTYWCKDFDKVVLQKGAIGINLGRNVWQNPHPVAMIRALRSVIHENYTAKEAWDLFRTLRHEKQ
- a CDS encoding zinc-dependent dehydrogenase, whose translation is MRVAMYYNNRDVRLEEIPAPKIGPGEILVKVIASGICGSDVMEWYRIRKAPLVLGHEITGEIAEIGEGVKHYKIADRVFVSHHIPCNTCHYCLRGCHTACETLHTTNYDPGGFAEYIRVPALNVDRGVFLLPDELSYEDGVFIEPLACVVRGQRLANLQPGQSVLILGSGISGLLHLLLARTLGAGNIIATDISEYRLQMAREFGADAVIHAKEDIPARVRDINKGRLADLVVVCAGAPAAFTQALKSVDRGGTILCFATTEPGVDLSVPINEFWRNEIKLMPSYGNSPLDATVAIELIRSGRVPVGKMITHRLPLDKSGLGFRLVSEGGDSLKVIIEPQRSS